tatatagtagtactaatagtataagatatggtatatagtaataaagataatatttctataccACACGCCATACGGTGAGACAATGTTACAGATAAGTAAATTGCCGTATCGCCGAAACGGTCAAGCGCCGAAACGGACATCGTCGAATTGACATATCGCCGAAACGTCCGCGCCGAATCACCCGCGCCGAAAAGTCCCATTCCCCAAATAGCTCTATGTCGTCTGAAGAACGGAATAGTTTccaaaaattattagaattttattcACCATTGGTTAATCATGATGTTTCTACAGCTACAGCAGAGTTTAAGCTGTGGAAAACCAAACTTTCAAGAACTCATTCAGTTCTTAAAACTAGCATTGATGCACTTGCATTATGTGACAGGTTAGGTCCAAAAAATTTTGGAATTTCTagctcaaaatagtttgcacattttcgtgatttttacgtattttttcaaaattagaactttaaggttataaaaaaaattgtgataatgtatttttaatataaacatttagaaaaaaattgcatatatctatggttattaattttagagttaggtacaccaaaaaataaaatcaattttgttgaaaattgttgttttttccgGCACTTATGAAATCTACTGGGAATATTAACCTCCTCAAATCACCGACTAGATTCTCTTTCCCaccgaacaagatactgaagttaaaaatcgaagcattatttcgactacttatcgtgtacacagacaaaaaaaaatataaaaataaaaaaggtggtcaATTGGGTACCACTCTGCTTTACAGCAGTTGTCAAGCTTGTCGTTGTAATAGGTGATTTAGCATTGCTTTTAAATATGCTACAATAGTATCATCAACTATATAAACTTTTCTGTGTTAACCTGTTCCTTgtaggttttatttatttattcatttttttgccctcgttttatatataatatacaataaattgataCTTGTTATATTTAAGAAGTATTAGTGTGGCATAATTTGGGACTATGAATGAAATTTTACCGCTCACAACAATAgcaacaaaaatgtaaaaaatgtataatttaatacttcgATTTAATCGATAAATGATAACACTGACccttaaatatcttaaatatattaatttttaatttttggtttattgtaGACTAGCAGTTTTAGTATTTGTGCTGATAATAAAAAAGATACTAAGGCTGAAGTTAGCAATATGAAAAAACAACTGAGATGTACCGAGAACGGCGATGCGGTAAACACGAATAGGCAAGAGGAAATTGATCAGCTGCGAGCGGAACACGAGGCAacggttttaaatttacaaatcgATCACGAAGTACAAATGAGAAATGTACAAATTTACTTTCAATCAAAAATTGGAGAATTGGAAATAAACCACGGGGTGATGGTCGATAACTTACAAAGAAGTCATGAGACGTTAGTTCAACATTTgcgaaatttaaattattaccagGGAATACGGCAAGAGGCCGCGCTGAAAAGCATGCGTGAACTTAAAGACCAGATGCGTAAAGATCATGATCAAGAAGTACAGTGTATgcaattgaaatttaataatttggtcAAACAGCACGAAATTGAGATTAATGATTTAGTTGAAGAAAACAATCTCCTCTGCACCGACCAGGAGAGTGTACTTCGAGGTTTGCGTCAGACAACCCgagtttttaaagaaaatatgaagagctcaataaataattatttgaatgacAGTGGTGGCGTGACTGAGCTTTTCCGGGATTTCTACAATTATTCTTCGCTGGAATTATAAAGCACATACCTCGAGCAAAATAGAACTGAAGTCGAGGGACTTCAGCTCGGTGAGGAGGCTACCATTATAGCAACAGtaagtgcctataatataatgtttgtgtATAGCATGCAGTACGTTGaggcttaaatatttaataatgtacctacccaccaacatgtttaatatttaaaataaataaattcgaaTTGTCTCTGTTTTATCAGCATCTGCAGACAACCGACGGTCACGAAGATTTCGATGCCGACACCACAACGAGCACTATCGCTGATGACGACGCCGTAGACATGGTAAAGTCACAAGACACTATGGTACAAAAAACTGTAGAAGATTTccagaaattattttatgatacggtACGTACGTAGGTACTTTAAATCATGTACTATAAGACGTGTAGACATATTTGAAGTCTTTGTATTGGATTTGAtgccacaataataattgaaaaagcTAGAGCGCCTtggttattagtaattactgcGCGATTGACTGCAGTACCTTACCGCAAACAGAATTATGCGCATACTCACATACATTCGGGCTCTAGAACTCATGTATTCATTATGGCATCGAGAATTAGCTTGATGGCTACAACCATAGTACATGATCTATACACTATACTTTAGTACTACGCATTAGCgaaaatagaaaatgttgtTAGGACAGGCAAAATTatgaataagaaaataattctaataacaaaaaaagtttttaattttaattttaaattctattaagtCGGTATGTTATCCGGTCAGTATTAGGTCAGGCCATGGTCTGACTGGCCTGACCAGTAATTTCGACTATACCTACGTCAGGGATAGGGGTACTTGTCCCGAAATATCatgggagaaaaaaaaaaaagaaaaaataaaaaaaaaatgataaaccaacTTAGCCAACCTCaaataagttcaaatttttcaatacaGAATTTAGTATTCATAAATTCACCACCTTGAAGTTCAAtatcaattatgtatttaataattcccgcctttttattattctattgttGTGTTTTGTAACGGTTTTTGAGAGACGTTTTTCCCAGTTTTCCACCGCCTAGCCACCTCCCACCATCACGATTATCGAAGGATGTGCTACCGCACTAAGTCGAAATGATTGAACAACGACTCGCCCTCGAACTCTACGTCTACGGAATTATTTCGCTTCTATACACGCACGACGCACCACCGTTAGCTGTTTAAGTTGTTCGTTTGTTCTTTGAAACGTTTAACGTTGACATACTTGATTCTGCCGACTTTGTTTGTGCTTTCACACGTCACTCTTTAAAACGTTAACCATCGGTTAACTTCATTCTGCCGACTTTGTTCGTGCTTCCGCACGACGCTCTTTAAAACTTTGACCATCGGTCATACCCGATTCCGTCGACTTTGTGCTATCACTTGTCTATTCAGtagtaatttgaataattttattttgtttgtattttctGTGTTTCGTTATTCGTTGTAAACTGCCTACCTGCTATTCATctgatattatttgttataattaattaaaaacaattacttttttttatctttatttgtgtatttactttagcatataggtTTGTAATAATGATGAACAACGAAGAAATCGTCGCTCTTCCAGATCATTTGGTGGACCATGACTACTTTTTGCCAGTTGTGTATGAAGATGATCATATATTGCATGAAGAAGAAGAGGAACTAGAAGATGAAGAAGATGAAGAGATTGTCGTTGTAGGAGTGTCTGAAACTTATTCTATAATTCCTGGAGTTCAAAGCCGATCAAGGATTTATGTGGACAATTTAGGATTTAAGTACTACAAACGTGAAGCTCGAGGAGGCCGcgtgtatgtataatagtattattttttaatttgtatatagtacctattcaatttaattattaattgcccAACTTTATTTGACCTTTATTGTTAacttaattaacattattttatattatgtataatataggtatatttgttaaatttataggtatttagtatgcGAACGGCAGAAGAAGCGGAACCAGTACTGTCATTCCACTGCAACTGTAAGTACAGATTTGAGGGATAATAGGATTCATCTACAGAACTACCACGATCACCAACCTGCAGAGATTGACCTGAATGTGCCGTTTTTGAGAGAAGCCATTGGTGAAAGAGGAATTGATCCAGCAGTTACAACTTCATTTATGagaacattgtataataatgaaattatcaaGTGAGTCATATTCAAACTTATCTATAtaatcatattcatattatttattatttgttagtacttataaataatgaacaatataaattaatttttaactactttgttggtattttttaattatgtctgTTAGCCACCCAGAAGCAGCTCCCAACTACACATTCCTTCAAGCTCAAGAACGAGTGAAAAAGATGAGACGTAGAAGATTCCCACTACAACCACTTGACATAGGACAACTTGCTGTTGCGCTGAATGAAGAACGTAATGCCATTTATGCTTCTACAGTTCAAAATCCCCCATCTAGGTAAAtgaaattgtttgtaataagcttataactaataaactattttattataattagtcacatacatttaatatattaacaatataatatcaatatgtgaaatgtatattttattcaattttaaattaacaattactgataaaaaaatgtctagtaatttaaattgagATTAATAATTGGACCTCCAGGTAGatgcttatatttttatcaaaacctttaataatattttatgccttTATGGACACATTTGTGGTTATTTTTTTCCCATACCTATGAATAgtatttttgtgtatttaatcTCTATTTATCATCAAGTAGTTAAAATATTGCTTTTAAAGGACATtgtctgtttataataattattaatatgataagcATTCTATACTTAATGCTGTTGACACAATTATCTCTTAAACAATTTCActgtaaatttacaaattttaagttatcaaatttaatatttgactcattaattattattcacagttataaaaaacaaaattatatcaagGTATTTGTAGTTGTGAATACATCATGTTTAACCTTACAATGAcaaattgaataatacattaaattatttttagttagaatgttcaaaattattactttttattttaaaaattggtattaGGTTCTTTCAACAAGCATTAGTGGTCAATGGAAGGAGTGTTGGACTGATCTTTGCAAATATTGCTGCAATTGAAAAATACCGAGAAAAAATCGTAATGTAATTTCCCGCTTTGTCTTAGCTGGTATTGCTTCTCGAAAAAATGTGTCCTGTGTTTGAATACGGGTTTCCAACtttgttagtaaaatattaaaatgaccaTCACTCATCCTCATATAGTTCATGAAACCTGGTCTTCCACTTGGAGCTCCGTTAACAACGTATTTGATCCACCAAAAATATTTCGCCTGGCAACTCAATCTCGCAcccatatttttcttttctttttacgATTAGAAATAATTTGGTTTGCACACTCTTGAGCTAAAACTCCACAGACTGATAACACTACGTCTGCCAGTTCTGGTTCCATTTTGGCTACTGATAAATTTACTTGGACAACACTGTCTAGTGTAAACCGGCCTTAACTTCTGTGGCTACTTCACTCCAAGCTTTTtccgttatatttattttggagtAGCTTTttaaggtataaatatatagctcAGGATACTTTTCTATTTGTTgcacaaattttatattaaaattttgatccatgttatattattttattatacacaaaataaaaattactaagtAACTCGATCTACCAAAGTAGCGAGGAGACCGGCATGTATAGTCGCCAGTTGACTAGTCGCGTCAGTTTATCAGTCGCGGCGACTTTACTAGCGCCGTCTGAACGACGCCATTCAAACACACATGCACAGTTGCCTAGTCTCCTAGTATCTAGTCGATTGCAGTTTCTTTTCAGTATCCCCGTGTGAGGAGGGCCATATAATTCCGACGACAttgtctccaaaatcggtaccGACTCTCAGCGAGGCCAACCCTCCAcgagtttcacttagagctagtaatataatatattattatttattattttttattataataatatctgtattcTGTGATAAGGATTGTAATATAAAGTACGCTATCAAATTGTGTTTTTTCTTatctaaatgtaaattaatgataaaaatccGCCATTTCAATTCCATTCGGTTCTCTGTCCTAGACAGTAAACGCTTGACTCATTTTTTGTGCGTGCGCGTTGGCTACACGACTGCGGAATTACGCGGTCTAAAATCGTATTACCGGTAAGTGGTACAATATTTCTTAAAAGTTAAAGGTAATGGTTATCTCAAACTGCGTGGATTATACGCAGAAttctataataagtataacttACTGAGTAATTTAGGTAACCGagtgtaggtagtaggtaccctACTTTCGTTGACACACGGTACGTAATATTATGggttgtataataaatacgcaTGTCCATGTGAATCTACCGTCCTATAAGCTTATGGCggctgttatattatagtatacggtCTACCGGTGAACGCGTTCTACCGGCTGCAGGATGAGGTCTACCTATGACCGGCTGGTTTAAACACAGTCCTAAGTTTATCTTTACTAGTAAGTAgtgttacgtcccaaccgacgtcgatatatacatcaacgcagaaatgaaatacgtgatgtactaggtatgatgaatgtttattaacgtagtacaaaattacaatgttataatatatggtgtaaaagagtggtgttacgactctttaagatagaatataaactgtgagtggtgttacgacctgactctgaatgtccctaaccgtctgaagagctcttgtcctgggcttctatatatatatatgattgtgtcctttggagtgggtggttgtagtagtggctaagctcggtcatgagacagagttcgggtctcgtatttggtatgctggtcgactcgtatcctgcgtatgggcgttggctttccaggaaagatacgtatgtgacggcaccttctatagtttaattgtattctctacgcttttgcaacgacctccgcatgttatactatactaattgccttatgagttatagtgtcaaatattattagaaacgtgcAGCGCGctgtacataattaatatatgactacttaatacGTGGGCACGTAACAGTAGTAACATGATTTGTTTATATTTGATTCTGAGAAAGACATTTTGGATTATATTGAAATGAAACACGTCACACATGATAAAAATATGGGCATCGTCAAACGAAAGAAGTATTTCtgtgtaatatacattatacatattaatttattataatttttgtttttttgaaatgCACATTCTgacaatgttttatattaaatgatttgtaaaatgtaatatattacctataatacttatttGTTATGAAAAATAGTTATTGTTTGATGATGcccatttaaaatcaaaatggaTAGAGATACTAAAAAGTCGGATTAGATCAAACATTCTAAGTAAACAAGCAATATTGTTGGTAAATagtgatttaaataattgaaaaatgtctCCAGGATTTTGTTTATTCTTTATCATATGATAccaaaacattattatagttttattgtttacCAATCACATTGACGGTTCGACGAATTCTTACtctagaacaatataataattaatagtgaatattgaaaaatataaataaaaacatgctTTTATCAAGATTTTAGGTTTAGTGCCTGTACACTTATTACTGAGCTCAAATTTATACAATAGATGgtgctatttatttaaataaaaatatgtgtgatGAACTCATAGGCGTGCGCATGTTAGCTGCGCATGTTTACCCGAGATTTTTTGATACGTGGGTGATTTGGTACTTTATGAAGATATGACTAAAAGTAGGTACagcctttttaaatttaaacgtttGTGTTTACCCGAGAGACtgtatacagggcgattcattttttttatcacaagtCATAATTAAACTACAAAACAAGAATTTAACACTTAAtgaaagttataataaatgctAGGGATTCTTGAGTGTAACGGAAGAGTTGCAGATAAAGTTAAAACCAAAATATCcttggttttacaaaaaaaaagtatttataacctctataatcaataaattaaatattaaatggcgAATCGAACGAGGACAATATTTCAGTTGTAACCTAACACCAGGacaaattgttttgtttaaatatgagTCAACTACATCATGTGACGTTGAACGGAGCCTCGCAATCACAAAGCCATACTACGACCCAATCGCCGATCATTtattttcgaaaatttaaaaaaatacgtggTCGTAGCATGTACAGTCGTTGCCAGATAAATTGAGATAGCGGCGTCGGCGCGATAACGGAAAACCAGTGGTTCtccgtatttgaatattattacaacaaaaagtagaaattgtaaaataatataaataaattaataataataataataaataaaacttttgcaCTGAGCCGGGTTCGAACTGGTGACTGCACGCGTCGTAGCCAACTGTGTGACCTTTGCACCACACTGCCAACGACTAGTTTGGGCTTCACTTTCTGAAAAGCGCCGCCGCCGACGTCTCAATTTATCTGGCAACGACTGATACACACGTagtgaatgtgaattataaattttatttctcaattatattatattaaggctGTTAgagcatagaatattttaagtagTACAATTTAGGaaattatgcaaaaatattattgaaaaatatttgtcatTGTGTGAGTAATGAACCTTAGTGTGTGTAATCCATTATCTGGGCCATTATCgtgttatcgtaaaaaaaccgttaaaatcggtacaaaataatggaaaattagTTTATGTACTTCTAGATGtcggattatttttttaaaaatatgtatgaactcaTCATCCCCTTTACTAGGTTATGTAggaataataattgatgttgtaAAACTGAATGTACACGCATAGAAATATCCGCGGTAATTTAACAACAAATCGGAGGGTCAATAAGGATATGTTGAATTAAGTgtcttatacaattaaattaacttttaatcggtggtatttttaaacattaggGCCGTAACAATAAACAGTATTTGGTATAAATACattgaatattgatttaaaattaagtcggattcagtttaatattaaatt
This genomic window from Metopolophium dirhodum isolate CAU chromosome 1, ASM1992520v1, whole genome shotgun sequence contains:
- the LOC132936566 gene encoding uncharacterized protein LOC132936566, translating into MMNNEEIVALPDHLVDHDYFLPVVYEDDHILHEEEEELEDEEDEEIVVVGVSETYSIIPGVQSRSRIYVDNLGFKYYKREARGGRVYLVCERQKKRNQYCHSTATVSTDLRDNRIHLQNYHDHQPAEIDLNVPFLREAIGERGIDPAVTTSFMRTLYNNEIINHPEAAPNYTFLQAQERVKKMRRRRFPLQPLDIGQLAVALNEERNAIYASTVQNPPSRFFQQALVVNGRSVGLIFANIAAIEKYREKIVM